From the genome of Labrus bergylta chromosome 12, fLabBer1.1, whole genome shotgun sequence, one region includes:
- the ankrd33aa gene encoding photoreceptor ankyrin repeat protein gives MATANYDPHLGEGPSGDSEILLDDSDSGSVLSDDSVLPEYETDEKYTEPPKTLYEACARNASVSLRRILERGVTKEEAMELDINGRNGLMLAVSKGFIDIVTMLHTCPFIDINHQDNDGNTALMIAAQAGFITILNYILNFFSGVDTEVRDPRGFTALIKAGLQGREECVSALLMHGADMNAMDLVQGRGLKDWVLRTGRFETLLRLRRLQAHPVAEQFCESYIPEWPELKQLVAKATGSKSASQKLRQRIKDSLTFNFPHDPEDNGVLDHMVRMTTSIHSPLVATGCRPLCPSSPPEIGKRRYAIPELLEKHSIKELEESTVSHSKGFFISASPTAVSATSVSLTSCCQDSERRESMPSGGMRSYIPRNVVHRNSIFPSGCVPKIEVTKSGEPTPKKEKKKKRQRGYLEPPVWKYKEAKEEKKREKKQQQEKEKEKEDKKMKGSKRSK, from the exons ATGGCCACTGCAAATTATGACCCCCACTTGGGCGAAGGCCCATCTGGGGACTCAGAGATCCTCCTTGATGATTCTGACTCAGGGAGCGTCCTTTCTGATGACTCAGTCCTTCCTGAATATGAAACGGATGAAAAGTATACAGAGCCACCCAAAACGTTGTATGAGGCCTGTGCCAGAAATGCCAGCGTATCCCTCCGCCGGATCCTGGAGAGAGGAGTAACAAAGGAAGAGGCCATGGAGCTGGACATCAACGGAAGG AATGGTCTGATGCTGGCTGTAAGCAAGGGCTTTATAGACATTGTCACGATGCTGCACACGTGTCCATTCATAGACATCAACCACCAAGACAATGATGGCAACACTGCTCTAATGATAGCTGCCCAGGCAG GCTTCATCACCATTCTGAACTACATCCTTAACTTCTTCTCGGGTGTGGACACTGAGGTCAGAGACCCTCGTGGCTTCACAGCCCTCATCAAGGCAGGCCTGCAAGGCCGAGAAGAGTGTGTGTCCGCCCTGCTTATGCATG GTGCAGATATGAATGCAATGGACCTGGTCCAAGGGAGAGGTCTGAAGGATTGGGTTCTTAGGACAGGAAGGTTCGAGACTCTTTTGCGACTACGGCGCCTGCAGGCTCACCCTGTTGCTGAGCAGTTCTGTGAAAGCTACATTCCAGAGTGGCCCGAGCTGAAGCAACTTGTAGCAAAGGCCACAGGCAGCAAATCAGCCAGTCAGAAGCTGAGGCAGCGCATTAAAGACAGCCTTACTTTTAACTTCCCACATGACCCAGAGGACAACGGGGTGTTGGACCACATGGTTCGGATGACTACCAGCATCCACAGCCCCCTTGTAGCAACAGGCTGCCGACCCCTCTGTCCCTCCAGCCCCCCAGAGATCGGCAAGCGTCGGTATGCCATCCCTGAACTACTTGAAAAGCACAGCATTAAGGAGTTAGAGGAGAGCACAGTATCTCACAGTAAAGGCTTCTTCATCTCTGCTTCTCCCACTGCTGTGTCAGCCACATCTGTGTCTCTGACCTCCTGCTGCCAGGACTCAGAGCGAAGGGAGAGCATGCCATCAGGAGGCATGAGGAGCTACATTCCTCGCAATGTGGTACACAGAAACAGCATCTTCCCCTCGGGCTGTGTTCCCAAGATTGAGGTGACAAAATCTGGAGAGCCCACtccaaagaaagagaaaaagaagaagaggcagaGGGGCTACCTGGAGCCTCCAGTGTGGAAGTACAAGGAAGccaaggaggagaagaagagggagaaaaagcaacaacaggaaaaggaaaaagaaaaagaagataaaaaaatgaagggGTCCAAACGTTCAAAATAA